The following are encoded together in the Cervus elaphus chromosome 23, mCerEla1.1, whole genome shotgun sequence genome:
- the GJD4 gene encoding gap junction delta-4 protein, with amino-acid sequence MDQSDLLGFLVITLNCNVTMVGKIWLIFMVLLRMMVLILAGSPVYQDEQERFVCNTLQPGCANVCYDIFAPVSHLRFWLIQSVSVLLPSAVFGVYVLHKGAELAARRSHRPEDASEDHDAPELTPGARRRLTVPDFSSGYVVHLCLRTLTEAAFGALHYLLFGFLVPKRFSCTHPPCTSVVDCYVSRPTEKSILMLFVWAMCALSFLLTVADLVCSVCWKTRGRPGGARRRPCPGARDAAPEARGAREGLGVHEGRGERARMGLGTRGPGAHSPAAEPAAPGSLELPGEDESDALSSASDQPRLARPGAAAPGWEERPCAPRAPLSGPGKSEWV; translated from the exons ATGGACCAGTCGGACCTGCTGGGGTTCCTTGTCATCACCCTAAATTGCAACGTGACCATGGTGG GGAAGATCTGGCTTATCTTCATGGTGCTGCTGAGGATGATGGTTCTCATCCTGGCCGGGTCACCCGTCTACCAGGACGAGCAGGAGAGGTTCGTGTGCAATACCCTGCAGCCGGGATGCGCCAACGTCTGCTACGACATCTTCGCCCCGGTGTCCCACCTGCGGTTCTGGCTGATCCAGAGCGTGTCTGTTCTCCTTCCGTCCGCGGTCTTTGGCGTCTACGTGCTGCACAAAGGAGCTGAGTTGGCTGCACGCagatcccacaggccagaggATGCCTCGGAGGACCACGACGCCCCGGAGCTGACCCCCGGGGCCAGGCGCCGCCTGACGGTGCCGGACTTCTCCTCGGGCTACGTGGTCCACCTCTGCCTCAGGACCTTGACCGAGGCAGCTTTCGGTGCCCTGCATTACCTCCTCTTTGGATTCTTGGTCCCCAAGAGGTTCTCTTGCACGCACCCTCCTTGCACCAGCGTGGTGGACTGTTACGTCTCCCGACCCACGGAGAAGTCCATCTTGATGCTTTTCGTCTGGGCGATGTGCGCGCTGTCCTTCCTGCTCACTGTCGCCGACCTGGTCTGCAGCGTGTGCTGGAAGACGCGAGGGCGACCCGGTGGGGCCCGGAGGAGACCGTGTCCAGGGGCAAGGGATGCGGCGCCTGAGGCTCGCGGGGCgcgggaggggctgggggtgcaTGAGGGACGCGGGGAGCGCGCTCGCATGGGACTGGGGACCCGAGGGCCGGGCGCGCACAGCCCCGCTGCCGAGCCCGCCGCGCCCGGGAGCCTGGAGCTGCCGGGGGAGGACGAGAGCGACGCGTTGTCCTCAGCCAGTGACCAGCCGCGCTTGGCCCGGCCCGGAGCGGCGGCCCCGGGGTGGGAAGAGCGCCCCTGCGCGCCGCGTGCCCCGCTCTCCGGCCCTGGCAAGTCCGAGTGGGTGTGA